From Methanobacterium bryantii, a single genomic window includes:
- a CDS encoding DUF998 domain-containing protein produces the protein MISKTEAKSIRYQKTAGLLMVISGIQFMLLVSVAETLYPGYNTAKYDLSSLADLPIHEPSATIFNVTVFIAGLLVFIAAYFIYKRYQSRIFPAFLGILGIGAMGVGIFPGYSGNAHVIFAMTSFIFGSLAMLTSFTILRDSLLKYVLIILGAVAFIDILLVIILQDSSPFMVFGTGGAERLIVYPVILGVIALGGYLTGSIHQES, from the coding sequence ATGATATCTAAAACTGAAGCAAAATCAATTCGTTACCAAAAAACAGCCGGTTTATTAATGGTTATTAGCGGTATTCAGTTTATGTTACTTGTAAGTGTTGCTGAAACTTTGTATCCTGGCTATAATACAGCAAAATATGATCTCAGTTCCCTGGCTGATTTACCCATACATGAACCTTCAGCAACTATTTTCAATGTAACGGTATTTATAGCAGGTTTACTGGTTTTTATAGCTGCTTACTTTATATATAAACGATATCAGAGCAGAATTTTCCCTGCATTTTTGGGCATTCTTGGAATTGGGGCTATGGGAGTAGGCATATTCCCAGGATACAGTGGAAATGCACATGTTATTTTTGCAATGACATCCTTTATCTTTGGAAGCTTAGCCATGTTGACGTCTTTCACTATTTTACGGGATTCACTTCTCAAATATGTTCTTATAATTCTTGGTGCAGTTGCCTTTATTGATATTCTGCTTGTGATTATTCTGCAGGACTCGAGCCCTTTTATGGTATTTGGTACAGGTGGAGCTGAAAGACTTATTGTCTATCCAGTTATTCTTGGTGTAATTGCTTTAGGTGGTTATTTAACAGGATCAATACATCAAGAAAGTTAA
- a CDS encoding helix-turn-helix domain-containing protein — translation MPDIITTIKDPEDIHFILKKKEIEAENVIILTKGDIHGLLNVEREGYTIKFLEGDFFEILQDIKCVFNLAPEPCFIAGENELDIYVTYYLAQLQKTIPFYVLDNNKLILLPVSTSHAFTHVKKQIMEYLHDHNPSKPDDVVSHLTRESGARGRKDTYSKLTINQYLHELESADLINSEGNKYSLNDKGSRFMEILR, via the coding sequence ATGCCAGATATTATAACAACAATTAAAGATCCTGAAGATATTCATTTTATTCTTAAAAAGAAAGAAATTGAAGCTGAAAACGTGATAATTTTAACCAAAGGCGATATTCACGGGCTCTTAAATGTTGAAAGAGAGGGATACACTATCAAATTTTTAGAAGGAGACTTCTTCGAAATACTGCAGGATATTAAATGTGTTTTTAACCTTGCCCCAGAGCCATGCTTCATTGCAGGCGAAAATGAACTCGACATTTATGTGACTTATTATCTAGCTCAACTCCAAAAAACAATTCCATTCTACGTTTTAGATAATAATAAACTTATATTATTGCCAGTGAGTACTTCACATGCATTTACTCACGTTAAAAAGCAGATAATGGAATATTTACATGACCATAACCCGTCCAAGCCTGACGACGTTGTAAGCCATTTAACCAGAGAATCAGGAGCCAGGGGCAGGAAAGATACATATTCAAAATTAACCATCAACCAGTATTTGCATGAGCTTGAAAGCGCTGATTTAATTAACAGTGAAGGTAACAAATACTCACTCAACGATAAAGGCTCCAGATTCATGGAAATTCTAAGGTAA
- a CDS encoding GAP family protein — protein MPELNSLIASILPYALGAAVSPVILATILTTVSPTRSPRLASFSYLFGAIIFFLIVAFSGMYIGSGLSAVALGTIHIGAITEVVLGSILVIIALKSICIREESREGGLIGFISSLREDRNSSTFIKFFYFGFIAFLASFVTDILVLQAGTLIGLSNPGFALAAETVIILGIITLLVAEISFIIYLIFASKARKILTPARNWIINYSDYFTTIVYLILGFFFLIRGFMFI, from the coding sequence ATGCCTGAACTGAACTCCTTAATTGCCAGCATTCTACCCTATGCCCTAGGTGCAGCAGTAAGCCCTGTTATCTTAGCCACAATATTAACTACTGTTTCTCCCACAAGAAGCCCGCGCTTAGCTTCATTCTCCTATTTGTTTGGCGCGATTATATTTTTCCTTATTGTGGCATTTTCAGGCATGTATATTGGCAGTGGCCTTTCTGCTGTAGCCCTGGGTACAATCCACATCGGTGCCATAACAGAAGTTGTTTTAGGCAGTATTCTGGTTATTATAGCGTTGAAAAGTATTTGTATCCGTGAAGAATCTCGAGAAGGGGGGCTTATTGGATTTATAAGTTCACTTCGAGAAGATAGGAATTCTTCAACCTTCATAAAATTTTTCTACTTTGGATTTATCGCTTTCCTGGCCAGTTTCGTTACAGATATTCTTGTACTTCAGGCAGGCACTCTTATTGGGCTTTCGAATCCAGGATTTGCGCTAGCTGCAGAAACAGTTATCATATTAGGTATTATTACACTTTTAGTGGCCGAAATATCGTTCATTATTTATTTAATATTTGCAAGTAAAGCAAGGAAAATATTAACTCCTGCCCGTAACTGGATAATTAATTACAGTGACTATTTTACAACTATAGTATATCTAATTCTGGGCTTTTTCTTCCTTATTAGAGGATTCATGTTTATTTAA
- a CDS encoding flavodoxin family protein gives MEKKKVAKYVGLGIVLIVLIAFASIGLVMGDVMSYTATGSQTLNPNGTSAGKALVVYDPGITGTAKNAAAVIAGDLQSKGYTVTLAGIKSSNVMNTAGYNVIVIGGPVYAGQPASSLQSYLSDITPPKEAKIGIFTTGSVTANSNNTAFIKKEIALNNTNIYQVDDVMKFVDTNTINQKANEFVNALLGQG, from the coding sequence ATGGAAAAGAAGAAAGTAGCAAAATATGTTGGACTAGGAATAGTTTTAATCGTTCTGATAGCTTTCGCATCTATAGGTCTTGTAATGGGAGATGTTATGAGCTATACAGCAACAGGTTCACAAACTTTAAATCCCAACGGAACCTCAGCTGGAAAAGCATTAGTAGTTTACGATCCAGGAATTACAGGAACAGCGAAAAACGCGGCCGCAGTAATTGCGGGTGATTTACAGTCAAAAGGGTATACAGTCACTTTAGCAGGGATCAAAAGTTCAAACGTCATGAACACGGCAGGATACAACGTTATTGTTATTGGAGGGCCGGTTTATGCTGGACAACCTGCAAGTTCATTACAGTCCTATTTATCAGATATAACTCCGCCTAAAGAAGCAAAAATTGGCATATTTACCACAGGATCAGTAACTGCAAACAGTAATAATACTGCATTCATCAAAAAAGAAATAGCTTTGAATAATACCAATATATACCAGGTAGATGATGTAATGAAGTTTGTAGATACAAACACCATCAATCAAAAGGCTAATGAATTTGTAAACGCTTTGCTAGGACAGGGCTGA
- a CDS encoding DNA-3-methyladenine glycosylase, which yields MKLERSFYERNTLIVARELLGCVLVHITPENITKGRIVETEAYIGPEDKGAHSYRGRHTPRMDPLYKTGGFAYIYQLHGYNYCINVVTQKEGIPQAVLIRALEPVEGLELMAKRRKIDISDSRKSNLKNLTNGPSKLCQAMNINTSLNGIDLCEDEIFITDQTGLRSDEEVITAPRVNIDYAEEYRDKLWRFLLRGNAFVSKGYKG from the coding sequence ATGAAGCTTGAGAGATCATTTTATGAAAGAAACACGTTGATTGTGGCCAGAGAACTCTTAGGCTGTGTTTTAGTACATATAACTCCCGAAAACATAACTAAAGGTAGAATTGTAGAAACAGAAGCTTATATTGGCCCCGAAGATAAAGGTGCACATTCTTACAGAGGCAGGCATACACCGAGAATGGACCCTCTGTATAAAACAGGAGGATTTGCCTATATTTACCAGCTGCACGGTTATAATTACTGCATTAACGTGGTAACGCAGAAAGAAGGAATACCTCAAGCAGTGCTTATCCGGGCATTAGAACCTGTGGAAGGTCTGGAATTAATGGCAAAACGGCGGAAAATTGATATTTCAGATAGCAGGAAAAGTAATCTTAAAAATCTGACTAACGGTCCCTCAAAGCTCTGCCAGGCCATGAATATCAATACTTCTCTTAATGGAATTGATTTATGTGAAGATGAAATTTTTATTACAGATCAAACTGGTTTAAGGAGTGACGAAGAGGTTATAACTGCACCCAGAGTTAATATTGATTATGCTGAGGAATACAGGGATAAATTATGGAGATTTTTGCTCCGGGGAAATGCATTTGTAAGTAAAGGTTATAAAGGCTGA